One region of Arcobacter sp. CECT 8983 genomic DNA includes:
- a CDS encoding AAA family ATPase, translating to MKILKVKLLNINSLKGKFEIDFQKFLKDESLFAITGPTGAGKSTILDVITCSLYGKTPRLKNPNELMSRHTGEAFCEVEFEVKRKNYRCSWGVKRARKNPDGNFQPAKMEIVDLDSGKVIESYLSKVPKIVEEITGLDFDRFTRSMMLAQGSFDAFLKADVNERSTLLENITGTQIYKQISKSIYQTFSEKNKEIETAQIALGSIELLDNEIVQEKTKQLEESKKQKQELDKKEVELKKISTWLDTLKNLENDNIKYTTQFEQISKEKEDKKEDFLKLELANKALRIQPINQEKNQLSITITNDKKRLETLKQEKETLTKEITTKSKELDSSKETLEKEKLSYSQNYNKLKEVRVLQTQVENKYALNIEKSKKISTYLQELAKLFEVDLQTLLNDESQLQSYYENFLNTLNTSKEQLNKLLEEYKACEEQTKDINTKENNTRAKLKEIEALLKSLDDYEKLNQELNQEQTNIKEYNSQIEVQTNLNNEKIKLINQIQETLSTLKQTREKELLIKNYEQDRAKLKDGEECFLCGSKEHPYINHSINIDIDKTTQKIKDQEDYLAEQNKELNQAQINLGKLSTKLESSNLNLQKQQITKTQIEEFFQANSFKIEQDSKATLQEQNEVNEAKLKEYVLLREQKEKLQTQKENQQTVVNNHVQKEQQIKSNIKAIEELKQEQKALNSELQDLQIKSKSILDVPNLDEFEQTIQKNLDSVSKHYNDLQTYLSSLKSKDESNTKQIEQLVQKQTQDKQTLELLTQKFNKALEEYGFSSYEEFEKVKLDKEQFETLSKLCKNIEEKYSQIQTLKKDTAKKLKEHKEQEKELSFDNRTLEDINKELQELQNTIDKLQESIGSLSKELEINASNMKKSEDKIKELEKKKEASKVWVKLNEMIGSATGDKFAKFAQGITLDQLIYLANKHLEILSPRYELQRATDSSKLLDIEIIDGFQGDAVRGVNTLSGGESFIVSLSLALGLSSLASQKISIDSLFLDEGFGTLDSDSLELALNALNQLQSSGKMVGVISHVEALKERIPLQIKVEPKGDGTSILNLN from the coding sequence ATGAAAATACTAAAAGTAAAACTATTAAACATAAACTCCCTAAAAGGAAAGTTTGAAATAGACTTTCAAAAGTTTTTAAAAGATGAATCCCTCTTTGCAATAACAGGACCAACAGGAGCAGGTAAAAGTACAATTCTAGATGTAATAACTTGCTCACTATATGGAAAAACCCCTAGGCTTAAAAATCCAAATGAACTTATGAGTAGACATACTGGAGAAGCATTTTGTGAAGTAGAATTTGAAGTAAAAAGAAAAAACTATAGATGTTCTTGGGGTGTAAAAAGAGCAAGAAAAAATCCAGATGGAAACTTCCAACCAGCAAAGATGGAAATAGTTGATTTAGATTCTGGAAAAGTTATTGAATCATATTTATCAAAAGTTCCAAAAATAGTAGAAGAAATTACTGGATTAGATTTTGATAGGTTTACTAGGTCAATGATGTTAGCACAAGGTTCTTTTGACGCTTTTTTAAAAGCAGATGTTAATGAGCGTTCTACTCTTTTAGAAAATATAACTGGTACACAAATTTATAAACAAATCTCAAAAAGCATATATCAAACTTTTTCAGAAAAAAACAAAGAGATAGAAACAGCTCAAATAGCACTAGGAAGTATAGAGCTACTAGATAATGAGATAGTACAAGAAAAAACAAAACAATTAGAAGAAAGCAAAAAACAAAAGCAAGAACTAGACAAAAAAGAGGTCGAACTAAAGAAAATATCAACTTGGCTAGATACTTTAAAAAATCTTGAAAATGATAATATCAAATATACAACACAGTTCGAACAAATCTCAAAAGAAAAAGAGGACAAAAAAGAGGACTTCCTAAAACTAGAACTTGCAAACAAGGCTTTAAGAATACAGCCAATAAACCAAGAGAAAAACCAACTCTCAATAACTATAACAAATGACAAAAAAAGATTAGAAACACTAAAGCAAGAGAAAGAAACCCTAACAAAAGAGATAACAACAAAATCAAAAGAACTAGACTCTTCAAAAGAAACTTTAGAAAAAGAAAAACTCTCATACTCTCAAAACTACAACAAACTAAAAGAGGTAAGAGTTCTACAAACACAAGTTGAGAATAAATACGCCCTAAACATAGAAAAAAGCAAAAAAATATCAACTTATCTGCAAGAGTTAGCAAAACTATTTGAAGTAGATTTGCAAACACTTCTAAATGATGAATCACAACTACAAAGCTACTATGAAAACTTTTTAAACACTTTAAACACTTCAAAAGAGCAACTAAATAAACTCCTAGAAGAATACAAAGCTTGTGAGGAACAAACAAAAGATATAAACACAAAAGAAAACAACACAAGAGCAAAACTAAAAGAGATAGAAGCACTTCTAAAATCACTAGATGATTATGAAAAGCTAAACCAAGAACTAAACCAAGAGCAAACAAATATAAAAGAATATAACTCACAAATAGAAGTTCAAACAAACCTAAACAACGAAAAAATAAAACTAATAAATCAAATACAAGAGACTCTATCAACTCTAAAACAAACAAGAGAAAAAGAGCTTCTTATTAAAAACTACGAACAAGACAGAGCCAAACTAAAAGATGGCGAAGAGTGTTTTTTATGTGGCTCAAAAGAGCATCCATATATCAATCATAGTATCAATATCGATATAGATAAAACAACACAGAAAATAAAAGACCAAGAAGACTATTTAGCTGAACAAAACAAAGAGCTAAACCAAGCACAAATAAATCTAGGTAAATTAAGCACAAAACTTGAATCTTCAAACCTAAACTTACAAAAACAACAAATAACAAAAACACAAATAGAAGAGTTCTTCCAAGCAAACAGTTTCAAAATAGAGCAAGACTCAAAAGCTACCTTGCAAGAACAAAATGAAGTAAATGAAGCCAAGCTAAAAGAATATGTACTTTTAAGAGAGCAAAAAGAGAAACTACAAACACAAAAAGAAAATCAACAAACAGTAGTAAACAACCATGTGCAAAAAGAACAACAAATAAAATCAAATATCAAAGCAATAGAAGAGTTAAAACAAGAACAAAAAGCTTTAAACTCTGAGCTTCAAGATTTACAAATAAAAAGCAAATCTATTTTGGATGTACCAAATCTAGATGAGTTTGAACAAACTATTCAAAAAAATCTTGATAGTGTTTCAAAACATTATAACGATTTGCAAACATATCTTTCAAGCCTAAAATCAAAAGATGAATCAAACACAAAACAAATAGAACAATTAGTACAAAAACAAACACAAGATAAACAAACTCTAGAACTACTAACTCAGAAGTTTAACAAAGCCCTAGAAGAGTATGGTTTTAGTTCATATGAAGAGTTTGAAAAAGTAAAGCTAGATAAAGAGCAGTTTGAAACTCTATCAAAGCTATGTAAAAACATAGAAGAGAAATACTCACAAATACAAACACTCAAAAAAGACACAGCCAAAAAACTAAAAGAGCACAAAGAGCAAGAAAAAGAACTCTCTTTTGATAACAGAACTTTAGAAGATATAAACAAAGAGCTACAAGAGTTACAAAACACTATAGACAAACTTCAAGAAAGTATAGGAAGTCTTTCAAAAGAGTTAGAGATAAACGCTTCAAATATGAAAAAATCAGAAGATAAAATCAAAGAACTAGAAAAGAAAAAAGAAGCCTCAAAAGTATGGGTAAAACTAAATGAGATGATAGGTTCAGCTACAGGAGACAAATTTGCCAAATTTGCCCAAGGTATAACCCTAGACCAACTAATCTACCTAGCAAACAAACACCTAGAAATACTTAGCCCAAGATATGAACTCCAGAGAGCTACAGACTCAAGCAAGCTTTTAGATATAGAGATAATAGATGGCTTCCAAGGAGACGCGGTAAGAGGTGTAAATACACTCTCAGGAGGAGAAAGCTTCATCGTAAGTCTATCTTTAGCTTTAGGACTTTCAAGTCTAGCAAGCCAAAAGATAAGTATAGATTCACTTTTCCTAGATGAAGGGTTTGGAACACTAGATAGTGATAGCCTAGAGCTAGCACTAAATGCATTAAATCAGTTACAAAGTTCAGGAAAGATGGTAGGTGTGATTTCCCATGTGGAAGCTTTGAAAGAGCGAATTCCATTGCAAATAAAGGTTGAACCTAAGGGTGATGGAACGAGTATATTAAACTTAAATTAG
- a CDS encoding DUF2779 domain-containing protein, translating into MNLSKSLYTKGIQCPKALWLKKYKPSVLTPPDEQSQAIFETGNIVGDLACKLFLGGKEVPYTTNYDEMISTTKEYLEEGVSNIYEATFNYEGILIMVDILKVEDDSVSIYEVKSSTEVKDIYLHDVSIQYYVLKNLGFSIKSASVVHINNEYVRGESLELDKLFKIVDVTSEVQNLQSNIPIILKEFETYLEDKVNEPDIDIGKHCNKPYECDAKNYCWKVQRQIPDYSIFNIFNLGSKKQVELYNQGIIDIENIPEDFDMTANQAQAVENYKSKASYIDKENIKAFLENLTYPIYHLDFETYQQAIPQYKGIKPFEQIPFQYSLHIEHEDGTLIHKEYLSKDSIDSRYELAQKLCEDIPSDVTVLAYNMSFEKGVIKRLANLFPELSTHLLAINENMQDLMTPFQKKWYVTPSMQGSYSIKYVLPALVPEFEKAYKELEGVQNGSEAMNAFANLSKLDEVSKEKMRTSLLEYCKLDTLAMVKILERLREV; encoded by the coding sequence ATGAACCTATCTAAATCACTCTACACAAAAGGTATCCAATGCCCCAAAGCACTTTGGCTTAAAAAATATAAGCCAAGTGTATTAACACCACCAGATGAGCAATCACAAGCTATATTTGAAACTGGAAATATAGTAGGTGACTTAGCTTGCAAGCTTTTCCTTGGTGGTAAAGAAGTACCATACACTACAAACTATGATGAGATGATAAGTACTACAAAAGAGTACTTAGAAGAGGGTGTATCAAATATCTACGAAGCTACTTTTAACTATGAGGGCATACTTATCATGGTAGATATTTTAAAAGTAGAAGATGATAGTGTATCTATCTATGAGGTTAAAAGTTCTACGGAGGTAAAAGATATCTATCTTCATGATGTATCTATTCAGTATTATGTTCTAAAAAACTTAGGTTTTAGTATAAAAAGTGCAAGTGTAGTGCATATAAACAATGAGTATGTAAGAGGTGAGAGTTTAGAACTAGACAAACTATTTAAAATAGTTGATGTCACTAGTGAAGTACAAAACCTACAGTCAAATATCCCAATCATATTAAAAGAGTTTGAAACTTACTTAGAAGACAAAGTAAATGAGCCAGATATAGATATAGGAAAACATTGTAACAAACCTTATGAGTGTGATGCTAAAAACTATTGTTGGAAAGTTCAAAGACAAATTCCAGATTATTCTATCTTTAATATTTTCAATCTTGGAAGTAAAAAGCAAGTTGAATTGTACAATCAAGGTATCATCGATATAGAAAATATCCCAGAAGATTTTGATATGACGGCAAATCAAGCTCAAGCAGTAGAAAACTACAAATCAAAAGCTAGCTACATAGACAAAGAAAATATCAAAGCCTTTTTAGAAAACCTCACATACCCTATCTATCACTTAGACTTTGAAACCTACCAACAAGCAATACCACAATACAAAGGTATAAAACCCTTCGAGCAAATCCCTTTTCAATACTCACTTCATATAGAGCATGAAGATGGAACGCTAATCCATAAAGAGTATTTGAGCAAGGATAGTATAGATAGTAGATATGAACTAGCACAAAAGTTATGTGAAGATATCCCAAGTGATGTTACAGTATTGGCTTACAATATGAGTTTTGAAAAAGGTGTGATAAAAAGATTAGCCAACCTTTTTCCAGAACTTAGCACTCACTTGCTAGCCATAAATGAAAATATGCAAGACCTAATGACACCCTTCCAAAAGAAATGGTACGTAACACCAAGTATGCAAGGAAGCTACTCTATCAAGTATGTATTGCCTGCATTAGTTCCAGAGTTTGAAAAGGCATACAAAGAATTAGAAGGTGTACAAAATGGAAGCGAAGCTATGAATGCCTTTGCAAATCTATCAAAGCTTGATGAGGTAAGCAAAGAGAAAATGAGAACTTCACTTTTAGAGTATTGTAAACTTGATACTTTGGCTATGGTGAAGATATTGGAGAGGTTGAGGGAGGTTTAG
- a CDS encoding putative quinol monooxygenase produces the protein MSNIVFTVKIKVKEEFTQIVYPFMQAMHKLTHEFDEGFIQYDLYKDKDDENKFYFIEEWDSEESLEKHKQKEHYKSFIEFIDGKLESIDKVLEKIDTNSLEKVES, from the coding sequence ATGAGCAATATAGTATTTACAGTAAAAATAAAAGTTAAAGAAGAGTTTACACAAATAGTTTATCCATTTATGCAAGCAATGCATAAACTTACCCACGAATTTGATGAAGGTTTTATTCAATATGACCTTTACAAAGATAAAGATGATGAAAATAAATTTTATTTTATAGAAGAATGGGATAGTGAAGAGTCTCTTGAGAAACATAAACAAAAAGAGCACTACAAAAGTTTTATAGAGTTTATAGATGGTAAGTTAGAATCTATAGATAAGGTTTTAGAAAAAATTGATACTAATTCTTTAGAAAAAGTTGAAAGCTAG
- a CDS encoding DUF262 domain-containing protein has protein sequence MKKEIDVENNSLMKLFSENNFTIPSYQRQYVWNEENTKELLQDIFEASAENSGENEYFLGSLVCQRVGDSLEVLDGQQRLTTLYLIFHVMRNLFLKHDDTSYYEALDELLHQKENKAKKLKERNKFNYEIRKDVKDLFDKLATHNDINEIESFNDFKIKSNISIENIINNLIEIQKYFSKKDINIVEYYDYLIEQVKIITITTEDLENAFRIFSVLNNRGIQLQNADLIKADNIGAIENDSKIEYSLKWEDIENYFDGDLDRYLSIVRLILVKEKAKLNLYSEYKNYFEKNSDIKGTIFIDKLDKYKEIYEKVIKLNDNKISNKTKNLLTIMHYLPHNDWISAVMSYYYKFGNVKFDEFIEAFDYMASTDNIIGYDITTKIKDISLILSEIDKSKSPDELLSNEKSVLYDIDIEELEHALKQNIYRKRVSKYILLKIEYISRSNDDVQIGNFQKLTIEHIYPQKPKDMKDWDFENEVELDKYRNKIGNLVLLNRSKNSSLSNSSFVNKNDKYNSNESIDIFEETKKVYNPNRSEWKLDDIIKRQNTLIKWLINNKKVEDWA, from the coding sequence TTGAAGAAAGAAATAGATGTAGAAAATAATAGTTTAATGAAATTGTTTAGTGAAAACAATTTTACAATACCATCATATCAAAGACAATATGTTTGGAATGAAGAAAACACAAAAGAGCTGTTACAAGATATTTTTGAAGCAAGTGCTGAAAATAGTGGTGAAAATGAATACTTTTTAGGTTCATTAGTATGTCAAAGAGTAGGAGATAGTTTAGAAGTATTAGATGGTCAGCAGAGACTTACAACATTATATTTAATTTTTCATGTGATGAGAAATCTATTCCTTAAACATGATGATACAAGTTATTATGAAGCACTAGATGAATTATTACATCAAAAAGAAAATAAAGCAAAAAAATTGAAGGAAAGAAATAAATTTAACTATGAAATTAGAAAAGATGTAAAAGATTTATTTGATAAATTAGCAACACATAATGATATAAATGAAATTGAATCTTTTAATGATTTTAAAATAAAGTCAAATATTTCAATTGAAAATATCATTAATAACTTGATTGAAATACAAAAATATTTTTCAAAAAAAGATATAAATATTGTTGAATATTATGATTATTTAATAGAACAAGTGAAAATTATTACTATCACTACGGAAGACTTAGAAAATGCTTTTAGAATCTTTAGTGTTTTAAATAATAGAGGTATCCAACTTCAAAATGCTGATTTAATAAAAGCGGATAATATTGGTGCTATTGAAAATGATTCCAAAATTGAATATTCTTTAAAATGGGAAGATATTGAGAATTACTTTGATGGAGATTTGGATCGTTATTTGTCAATAGTAAGATTAATTCTTGTAAAAGAAAAAGCAAAGTTAAATTTATATAGTGAATATAAAAACTATTTTGAGAAAAACTCAGATATAAAAGGTACAATTTTTATAGATAAATTAGATAAATATAAAGAAATATATGAAAAAGTAATTAAATTGAATGATAATAAGATTTCAAATAAAACTAAAAATCTTTTAACAATAATGCATTATTTACCACATAATGATTGGATTAGTGCAGTAATGAGTTATTATTATAAATTTGGAAATGTTAAATTTGATGAATTTATTGAAGCATTTGATTATATGGCATCTACGGATAATATTATCGGATATGATATTACAACAAAAATTAAAGATATTTCATTGATATTATCTGAAATTGATAAATCAAAATCACCTGATGAGTTACTTTCAAATGAAAAAAGTGTTCTATATGATATTGATATAGAAGAATTAGAACATGCGTTAAAACAAAATATATATAGAAAACGTGTATCTAAATATATTTTGTTAAAAATAGAATATATTTCTAGAAGTAATGATGATGTTCAAATAGGTAATTTTCAGAAATTAACAATTGAACATATTTATCCCCAAAAACCAAAAGATATGAAGGATTGGGATTTTGAGAATGAGGTAGAATTAGATAAGTATAGAAATAAAATAGGAAATTTAGTTTTATTAAATAGATCTAAAAATTCATCTTTAAGTAATAGTTCATTTGTAAATAAAAATGATAAATACAATTCTAATGAGTCAATCGATATATTTGAGGAAACAAAAAAAGTATATAATCCTAATAGAAGTGAATGGAAACTTGACGATATTATAAAAAGACAAAATACTTTAATAAAGTGGTTAATTAATAATAAAAAAGTTGAAGATTGGGCATAA
- a CDS encoding LLM class flavin-dependent oxidoreductase: MNNKKIPLSVLDLIPVGEGFTIPQAIENSTKFAQSVEEFGFTRYWVAEHHNFSGIASAATSVILSYIGAKTKSIRIGSGGIMLPNHSPLVIAEQFGTLESLYPNRIDLGLGRAPGTDRQTMMALRRDINNDDFPLMLKYLQYYLSDEAGKNGIKAIPGFGLDIPIWLLGSSTFSAQLAAQKGLPFVFASHFAPDLMDDAIRIYKENFKPSAQLKEPYIMVCINIVCANTNDEAQYLATTELQKFLYLQRGDNRQLPKPTEDMNNLWEQWEENSIRYKTRESIWGTPEYVKERLDTLIKRTGANEIMVNSMIHDPEKRIKSYELVSKVWFNSH; the protein is encoded by the coding sequence ATGAATAATAAAAAAATACCATTATCTGTATTAGATTTAATTCCAGTGGGAGAAGGCTTTACCATACCTCAAGCTATTGAAAATAGTACAAAATTTGCCCAAAGTGTTGAAGAGTTTGGCTTTACTCGTTATTGGGTGGCAGAACATCACAACTTCTCAGGAATCGCTAGTGCTGCTACTTCTGTTATATTGAGTTATATTGGAGCTAAAACTAAAAGCATAAGAATAGGTTCTGGTGGTATTATGTTGCCTAATCACTCTCCTTTAGTTATCGCAGAACAGTTTGGTACATTGGAGTCTTTATATCCAAATAGAATAGATTTAGGTTTAGGAAGAGCTCCTGGAACAGATAGACAAACAATGATGGCTTTAAGAAGAGATATAAATAATGACGACTTTCCTCTTATGCTTAAATATTTACAATACTATTTATCAGATGAAGCAGGCAAAAATGGAATAAAAGCAATACCTGGATTTGGATTAGATATTCCTATTTGGTTACTTGGTTCTAGCACTTTTAGTGCACAATTGGCTGCACAAAAAGGTTTACCTTTTGTTTTTGCTTCACATTTTGCACCTGATTTGATGGATGATGCAATAAGAATATATAAGGAAAATTTTAAGCCATCTGCACAGTTAAAAGAGCCTTATATAATGGTTTGTATTAATATAGTATGTGCTAATACAAATGATGAAGCACAATATTTAGCCACTACAGAACTTCAAAAATTTCTTTATCTTCAAAGAGGAGATAATAGACAATTACCAAAACCTACAGAAGATATGAATAATTTATGGGAACAATGGGAAGAAAATAGCATAAGATACAAAACAAGAGAATCAATATGGGGAACACCAGAATATGTAAAAGAAAGACTTGATACTCTTATTAAAAGAACAGGTGCAAATGAAATCATGGTAAACTCAATGATACATGACCCAGAAAAAAGAATAAAATCCTACGAACTCGTCTCAAAAGTTTGGTTTAATTCTCATTGA
- a CDS encoding ATP-dependent endonuclease, with amino-acid sequence MGLKLDSLYLENFKCYESSGKIPFHNLTVFIGENDAGKSTIYDALDLVLNNNYPKNEDFREGSDIITIKIVFTLSTEIEELSQYLIDDRVTIVKKYQRDSATILEVLGEKFQDEDLNNYKNMNATELKALLERLELPAESNQDLRKDSIKNYIDEENPMTTDDYIEIKWNQINTYLPIFQRYSSSDYGNPTSSIRKTLDLVYRESFYEEENGTYRLKDNFSNLHDDITASLNEKLETQLLAYIKKYKPEIESVSGDYDIDFSRGLNFSGLIIKNNSNESRNIDQLGEGSKKKIFLSILEWDSEISLASSHNRCIIRGYDEPDAYLHYNAQREMFYMIQRLAEDNESNIQSIICTHALTMIDRAPARTINHVIKDADKSIINFLDTNEDEDILDFLNDVSQISGLKNTNIFYEKCFLLVEGEGEENALPIMYKTCHDKSLVESGVVLINLQTNGQWSNALKFLKSNKKDVTVLFLDTDTQYEDSNSRVTKEKLEDIGFDEDFLDNNCFFIGTKEFEDVFCDLTYKNLCNEKFIKDDDTEWIENEFNQLRSVDKFSEDLRRMLSRKCKRRIGKPEISLELAKKLSKDDIENIEPIKNLFEKINEIIN; translated from the coding sequence ATGGGATTAAAATTAGATAGTTTATATTTAGAAAATTTTAAGTGCTATGAAAGTTCTGGGAAAATTCCTTTTCATAATTTAACAGTTTTTATTGGTGAAAATGATGCGGGTAAATCTACAATATATGATGCCTTAGATTTGGTATTAAATAATAATTATCCTAAAAATGAAGATTTTAGAGAAGGCTCAGATATTATTACAATTAAAATTGTATTTACTCTGAGTACAGAAATAGAAGAATTATCTCAATATCTTATTGATGATAGAGTAACTATTGTAAAAAAATATCAACGAGATTCTGCAACAATATTAGAAGTACTAGGTGAAAAATTTCAGGATGAAGACTTAAATAATTATAAGAACATGAATGCCACTGAATTGAAAGCTTTGTTAGAACGACTTGAACTTCCTGCTGAAAGTAATCAAGATTTGAGAAAAGATTCAATAAAGAATTACATTGATGAAGAAAATCCAATGACAACAGATGACTATATAGAAATTAAATGGAATCAAATTAATACATATCTCCCAATATTTCAAAGGTATTCGTCAAGTGATTATGGTAATCCAACTTCATCAATTAGAAAAACATTAGACTTAGTATATCGAGAATCGTTTTATGAAGAAGAAAATGGGACTTATAGATTAAAAGATAATTTTAGTAATTTACATGATGATATTACAGCGTCTTTAAACGAAAAGTTAGAAACACAGCTTTTAGCCTATATAAAAAAATATAAGCCTGAAATTGAAAGTGTAAGTGGTGATTACGATATTGATTTTTCAAGAGGATTGAACTTTTCAGGATTAATAATAAAAAACAATAGTAATGAAAGCAGAAATATTGATCAGTTGGGAGAGGGCTCTAAGAAAAAGATATTTTTATCAATTTTAGAATGGGATTCAGAAATCAGCTTAGCATCATCACATAATAGATGTATTATAAGGGGTTATGATGAACCAGATGCATATCTACACTACAATGCACAAAGAGAAATGTTCTATATGATTCAAAGATTAGCAGAAGATAATGAGTCAAATATACAGTCAATAATATGTACTCATGCTTTAACAATGATTGACAGGGCACCAGCAAGAACAATTAATCATGTTATTAAAGATGCTGACAAATCAATTATAAACTTTTTAGACACAAATGAAGATGAAGATATTTTAGATTTTTTAAATGATGTATCTCAAATAAGTGGACTAAAAAATACTAATATTTTTTATGAAAAGTGCTTTTTATTAGTTGAAGGTGAAGGTGAAGAAAATGCTTTACCAATTATGTATAAAACTTGCCATGACAAAAGTTTAGTTGAGAGTGGTGTAGTTTTAATTAATTTGCAAACTAATGGACAATGGTCAAATGCTTTGAAATTTTTAAAATCCAATAAAAAAGATGTAACGGTATTGTTTTTAGATACAGATACTCAATATGAAGATTCAAATAGTAGAGTAACAAAAGAGAAATTAGAAGATATTGGATTTGATGAAGATTTTTTAGATAATAATTGTTTTTTTATTGGTACTAAAGAGTTTGAAGATGTCTTTTGTGATTTAACATATAAAAACTTATGTAATGAAAAGTTTATCAAAGATGATGATACAGAGTGGATAGAAAATGAGTTTAATCAATTACGAAGTGTAGACAAGTTCTCAGAGGATTTAAGAAGAATGTTAAGTAGAAAATGCAAACGTAGAATTGGTAAACCTGAAATATCATTAGAACTAGCAAAAAAATTATCAAAAGATGATATTGAAAATATAGAACCAATAAAAAATCTTTTTGAAAAGATAAATGAAATTATAAACTAG
- a CDS encoding ORF6N domain-containing protein — protein sequence MNELIIDDDIKNKIYTIRDVQVMIDRDLAKLYGVETKVFNQAVKRNIERFPNNFRFQLSDIEKNELVTNCDRLSILKHSSSNPYVFTEQGVSMLSAILKSKIAIEISIKIINSFVNMRKVISNNSLIYQKIDDLEKKQILNDEKFEKLFHALEDKTIKPKQGIFYDGEMFDAYTFVSDLIRSAKDKIILIDNYVDDSVLTLFSKNQNVQITIYTKNISKQLNLDLKKYNSQYKKIEIKKFENSHDRFLILDDKELYHLGASLKDLGKKWFAFSKMDLKSFDVLERLET from the coding sequence ATGAATGAATTAATAATTGATGATGACATAAAAAATAAAATATATACCATAAGAGACGTGCAAGTTATGATTGATAGAGACTTAGCAAAACTTTATGGTGTAGAAACAAAAGTATTTAATCAAGCAGTAAAAAGAAATATAGAAAGGTTTCCTAATAATTTTAGATTTCAATTATCTGATATAGAAAAAAATGAACTGGTCACAAATTGTGACCGGTTGAGTATATTGAAACATTCTAGTTCAAATCCATATGTATTTACAGAGCAAGGTGTATCAATGCTTAGTGCTATTTTAAAAAGCAAAATTGCAATTGAAATCAGTATAAAAATCATAAATAGCTTTGTAAATATGAGAAAAGTTATCTCAAATAATAGTTTAATATATCAAAAAATAGATGACTTAGAAAAAAAACAAATTTTAAATGATGAAAAATTTGAAAAGTTATTTCATGCCTTAGAAGATAAAACAATCAAACCAAAACAAGGTATTTTTTACGATGGAGAGATGTTTGATGCCTATACTTTTGTATCTGATTTAATAAGAAGTGCAAAAGATAAAATAATACTTATAGATAATTATGTTGATGATAGTGTCTTAACTCTATTTTCAAAAAATCAAAATGTACAAATAACTATTTATACAAAAAATATCTCAAAACAACTGAATCTTGACCTTAAAAAATACAATTCACAATATAAAAAAATAGAGATAAAAAAGTTTGAAAATTCACATGATAGATTTTTGATATTAGATGATAAAGAACTATATCATTTAGGAGCTAGTTTGAAAGATTTAGGTAAAAAATGGTTTGCTTTTTCAAAGATGGATTTAAAAAGTTTCGATGTTTTAGAAAGGTTAGAAACTTGA